CCCTCGCGCTGTCCGGTTGCACGGATTCGGCCGCCGGACCCACAGCCGAGCCGAGCGATGCCGGTTCATCGCCCGACGACGTCACGAAGATCCGCGTCGCCGCACTCCCCATCGCCGAGACCGGGGCCCTGTGGGCCGCGATCGACGAGGGCATCTTCGCCGATCACGGCCTCGAGGTCGAGGTCGTACCGGCTCAGGGCGGAGCGCAGGCGATCCCCGCACTCCTCAGCGGCGACATCCAGTTCGCCATCGGTCAGCCCTTCGGCCCGATCCGTGCCGACCTGCAGGACCTCGGCGTCGCTATCATCGGCGACTATGCCGACAGCCTGGCCGACGGAGACGATGTGAACGCGGTGGTCGCACTCGCCGATTCCGGTATCGCGAGCCCGAAGGACCTGAGCGGCAAGAAGGTGTCCGTCAACAGCCTCGGCGCCGCCGGCGACCTCACCATCCGCGCCGCGGTCGACGCCGACGGCGGCGACTCCTCCACGATCGAGTTCATCGAGGTCGCCTTCCCGGATGTGAAGGCCCAGCTCGACACAGGCACCATCGACGCCGGCTGGGCACCGGACCCGTTCCGCGCCATGGTCGTCGGCGAGGGGGGTACATCCGTCGTGGCGCCGTATCAGGCGGTCATCCCGGGCCTGTCGGTGCTGACGAACATCACCACGCAGGAGCTCATCGACGAAGATCCCGATCTCGTCGCCGCATATTCGGCGGCGATGACCGAGGCGCTGGAATTCGCATCCTCCAATGAGGATGCCGTCTACGCGGCGATCGCCGAGGGACTCGACATCCCGCTCGAGGCCGCGCAGGGGATTACTCTTCCCACCTTCACGTTCGAGATGGATGTGGACAGCATCAAGACGCTCGCGGATCTCGCCGTCAAGTACGAGTACATCGAGAAGCTGCCCGACTTCGATCGCCTGATCCAGCAGCAGTGACCCCGGCATGACGACTGCGACCTCCTCTGCGGCACTCACCGGACACCGGCGCCGTCACCGCCTCGGCAGCCTCCGCCGGGTGCTTCTGGGCACGCTCGGAGTCGTCGGCTTCCTCGCGGTGTGGCAGCTGCTCTCGACGTTGAGAATCCTCAACCCCGAGCAGCTGCCCTCTGCGACGGACACTTTCGCTCAGCTGTCGGTGCTGCTGCGAGATCTGGAGTTCTGGCGGAACATCGGTCGCACCATGACGGCATGGGCGATCGGGCTCGTGATCGCGACGATCGTCGGCACGGCACTCGGCACCGCGATCGGCATGGTGCCAGTACTGCGACGGGCGACACACACCGTGGTGGAGTTCCTTCGACCGATCCCGTCGGTCGCGCTGATCCCGCTCGCCATCCTCGTCTACGGGCTTCAGATGCCGGCCGCACTGATCATCATCGTGTACGCCAGTTTCTGGCAGGTCTTCGTGCAGGTGCTGTACGGCGTCGCCGATATCGACACGGTCGCACGAGACACGGCGCGCAGCTTCGGTCTCACCCGAGCGTCTCAACTGCGCAACCTCGTGCTTCCCACCGCGCTGCCGTACCTGATGACCGGCCTGCGGCTCGCCGCTGCCGTCGCCCTCATCCTCGCCGTCACGGCAGAGATGACGATCGGCAATCCCGGTCTCGGACGGCAGCTGACCGTGGCATCCGGAATCGGCAACATCACCACCGTCTACGCCATCGTGATCGTCACCGGCGCACTCGGCCTGCTGATCAACATCGGGTTCCGAGCGATCGAGCGCCGCACGCTGTCGTGGCATCAGTCCGTGAGAGGGGATGAGGCCGGGTGAGCCTGTACACCAGCACGGTCCGCACCCCGGCACCGAAGTCGCGCCTGTGGGCGAAAGCGGGCGAGAACACGCTCTACGCCGTCGCGCTCCCGCTCGTGCTCCTTCT
The DNA window shown above is from Microbacterium murale and carries:
- a CDS encoding ABC transporter permease, with the translated sequence MTTATSSAALTGHRRRHRLGSLRRVLLGTLGVVGFLAVWQLLSTLRILNPEQLPSATDTFAQLSVLLRDLEFWRNIGRTMTAWAIGLVIATIVGTALGTAIGMVPVLRRATHTVVEFLRPIPSVALIPLAILVYGLQMPAALIIIVYASFWQVFVQVLYGVADIDTVARDTARSFGLTRASQLRNLVLPTALPYLMTGLRLAAAVALILAVTAEMTIGNPGLGRQLTVASGIGNITTVYAIVIVTGALGLLINIGFRAIERRTLSWHQSVRGDEAG
- a CDS encoding ABC transporter substrate-binding protein, yielding MKKSLAALGLLAVVTLALSGCTDSAAGPTAEPSDAGSSPDDVTKIRVAALPIAETGALWAAIDEGIFADHGLEVEVVPAQGGAQAIPALLSGDIQFAIGQPFGPIRADLQDLGVAIIGDYADSLADGDDVNAVVALADSGIASPKDLSGKKVSVNSLGAAGDLTIRAAVDADGGDSSTIEFIEVAFPDVKAQLDTGTIDAGWAPDPFRAMVVGEGGTSVVAPYQAVIPGLSVLTNITTQELIDEDPDLVAAYSAAMTEALEFASSNEDAVYAAIAEGLDIPLEAAQGITLPTFTFEMDVDSIKTLADLAVKYEYIEKLPDFDRLIQQQ